A genomic window from Halomonas sp. LR3S48 includes:
- a CDS encoding AAA family ATPase encodes MAFDSTSTYVATDALKQAVNAAVTLERPLLIKGEPGTGKTLLAEELAASLGTQLITWHIKSTTKAAQGLYEYDAVSRLRDSQLGVEGVENVENYIKPGKLWEAFTADERVVLLIDEIDKADIEFPNDLLQELDRMEFHVYETGETISARYRPIIVITSNNEKELPDAFLRRCFFHYIEFPDRETMQAIVDVHFPDIAPKLVSQALEVFFDLRQAPGLKKKPSTSELVDWLKLLMSDELAREALYHRDPVKAIPPLAGALVKNEQDTQLLERLAFMMRRQGNQRR; translated from the coding sequence ATGGCTTTCGATTCAACCTCTACCTATGTGGCTACCGATGCCTTGAAGCAGGCGGTGAATGCCGCCGTGACCCTGGAGCGCCCACTGCTGATCAAGGGTGAGCCGGGCACCGGCAAGACCCTGCTGGCCGAGGAACTGGCGGCCTCGCTGGGTACGCAGCTGATCACCTGGCATATCAAGTCCACCACCAAGGCGGCCCAGGGGCTCTATGAATACGACGCGGTGAGCCGCCTGCGCGACTCCCAGCTCGGCGTCGAGGGCGTGGAGAACGTCGAGAACTACATCAAGCCCGGCAAGCTATGGGAAGCCTTCACCGCCGACGAGCGCGTAGTGCTGCTGATCGACGAGATCGACAAGGCCGACATCGAATTCCCCAACGACCTGCTCCAGGAGCTGGATCGCATGGAGTTCCATGTCTACGAGACCGGCGAGACCATCTCCGCCCGCTATCGGCCGATCATCGTGATCACCTCGAACAACGAGAAGGAGCTGCCCGACGCCTTCCTGCGCCGCTGTTTCTTCCACTACATCGAGTTTCCCGACCGCGAGACCATGCAGGCCATCGTCGACGTGCACTTCCCCGACATCGCGCCGAAGCTGGTCAGCCAGGCGCTCGAGGTGTTCTTCGACCTGCGTCAGGCGCCGGGGCTGAAGAAGAAGCCCTCCACCTCGGAGCTGGTCGACTGGCTGAAACTGCTGATGAGCGACGAGCTGGCCCGCGAAGCGCTCTACCACCGCGACCCGGTGAAGGCGATCCCGCCGCTGGCAGGCGCCTTGGTGAAGAACGAGCAGGACACCCAGTTGCTCGAGCGGCTGGCCTTCATGATGCGTCGCCAAGGCAACCAGAGGCGCTGA
- a CDS encoding sterol desaturase family protein has product MSETLILHEPLIRLGIFLLVLATMALWEILAARRQQRIRRWQRWPGNLSIVVLDTLAVRLVFPLAAVGAALAAAEHGWGLFHLVSAPLWLALPLSVLLLDAAIYFQHRLFHAVPWLWRLHRMHHADLEFDVTTGLRFHPLEILISMGIKVAVVTLLGAPAVAVLIFEVVLNATSMFNHGNVRFPAWLDRRLRLVVVTPDMHRVHHSIVRRETDSNFGFNLPWWDWLFGTYRDQPAAGHLGMTLGIEAFREPRELRLDRMLIQPLLNPKPPAVQSRGQESQG; this is encoded by the coding sequence ATGAGCGAGACTCTTATCCTTCACGAGCCGCTGATCCGCCTCGGCATTTTCTTGCTGGTACTGGCGACGATGGCCCTGTGGGAAATCCTCGCCGCGCGTCGCCAGCAGCGAATCCGGCGATGGCAGCGCTGGCCCGGCAACCTCTCGATCGTGGTGCTGGACACCCTGGCGGTTCGCCTGGTATTTCCCCTGGCGGCGGTGGGGGCCGCCCTGGCGGCTGCCGAGCACGGCTGGGGGCTGTTCCATCTGGTCTCGGCGCCGCTGTGGCTGGCGCTGCCGCTCTCGGTGCTGCTGCTCGATGCGGCAATCTACTTTCAGCACCGGCTGTTTCATGCCGTGCCCTGGCTGTGGCGCTTGCACCGCATGCACCACGCGGACCTCGAGTTCGACGTGACCACCGGCCTGCGTTTCCATCCGTTGGAGATCCTGATCTCGATGGGCATCAAGGTGGCCGTGGTAACGCTGCTGGGCGCACCGGCCGTGGCAGTGCTGATCTTCGAAGTCGTGCTGAACGCCACCTCCATGTTCAACCATGGCAACGTGCGCTTTCCCGCGTGGCTCGACCGCCGGCTGCGCCTCGTTGTGGTGACGCCGGACATGCACCGCGTTCACCACTCCATCGTACGCCGCGAGACCGACAGCAACTTCGGCTTCAACCTGCCCTGGTGGGACTGGTTGTTCGGCACCTATCGCGACCAGCCCGCCGCCGGGCATCTCGGCATGACGCTGGGCATCGAAGCGTTCCGCGAGCCCCGCGAGCTGAGGCTGGATCGCATGCTGATCCAGCCCCTGCTGAACCCCAAGCCTCCCGCTGTGCAGAGCCGCGGGCAGGAGTCGCAAGGTTAG
- a CDS encoding NAD(P)-dependent oxidoreductase, translating to MPQPRLGFIGLGLMGDPMTRRLLDAGFDVTVWNRTVEKCAPLLEAGATLAGSIAELMLSVDVVMLCLANTAVVEDVIFGEGGVATHGRAGQRLIDLSSSDPAATRAFAEKLEEECGMCWVDAPVSGGVAGAEAGSLAIMCGGTEADVEAVRFLLAPLSARVTHMGPVGAGQVTKVCNQMIVGCQAAVIAEMVALAEASGVDAGRLTEALAGGFADSKPFQILTPRMAASEYADPAWHLRTLLKDLDMAMAQSQRAGSATPMSGLAAQLLRAHVNHGHAEHDPATLVEAYRRKEN from the coding sequence ATGCCTCAACCCCGCCTCGGTTTCATCGGCCTCGGCCTGATGGGCGACCCCATGACACGTCGCCTGCTGGATGCCGGCTTCGACGTGACGGTGTGGAACCGCACCGTGGAAAAGTGCGCGCCGTTGCTCGAAGCTGGAGCTACGCTAGCCGGCTCAATCGCCGAGTTGATGCTGTCTGTCGATGTGGTGATGCTGTGCCTGGCCAATACCGCCGTCGTAGAGGATGTGATCTTCGGCGAAGGCGGCGTGGCGACACATGGTCGGGCGGGGCAAAGGCTGATCGATCTCTCCAGCAGCGACCCGGCGGCAACGCGCGCCTTTGCCGAGAAGCTGGAGGAAGAGTGTGGCATGTGCTGGGTGGATGCCCCGGTCTCCGGCGGCGTAGCGGGGGCCGAGGCGGGGAGCCTGGCCATCATGTGCGGCGGTACAGAAGCGGATGTCGAGGCCGTACGCTTCCTGCTCGCCCCGCTCTCGGCGCGGGTCACGCACATGGGCCCGGTGGGTGCGGGCCAGGTTACCAAGGTGTGCAACCAGATGATCGTCGGCTGCCAGGCGGCGGTGATCGCCGAGATGGTGGCCCTGGCCGAGGCCAGCGGCGTGGATGCCGGCCGACTGACCGAGGCGCTGGCCGGCGGCTTTGCCGATTCCAAGCCGTTCCAGATTCTCACCCCGCGCATGGCGGCAAGCGAGTATGCCGATCCGGCCTGGCACCTGCGCACCCTGCTCAAGGACCTCGACATGGCCATGGCCCAGAGCCAGCGCGCCGGAAGCGCCACGCCCATGAGTGGGCTAGCCGCCCAGTTGTTGCGCGCCCACGTCAATCATGGCCACGCCGAGCACGACCCGGCAACTCTGGTAGAGGCGTATCGCCGCAAGGAGAACTAA
- a CDS encoding DUF1206 domain-containing protein, with protein sequence MRNSIPTPNRGGAFDIIARWGYAARGIVYLLVGGLAALAAIGQGGQTTDSRGALESLMDAAWGDVLLVAISLGLLGYALWRCIQAIKDTDRHGTDAKGMAIRAGLLVSAATHTLLAFFAASLIFTLGGGSGDSGGGSEGLASWLMQQPYGRWLVGAVGLAIIGAGVAHGIKGWKAKFDRHFDMPARTQRWAYPICRFGLVIRGLVFLIIGMFFIIAAYQIDPEQAGGLDDVFNTLRSQAFGRWLLAFVALGLFAFGLYSLLEAVYRRVNAPG encoded by the coding sequence ATGAGAAACAGCATACCGACCCCGAATCGAGGGGGTGCCTTCGATATCATTGCGCGATGGGGTTACGCCGCACGTGGCATTGTGTATCTGCTAGTCGGTGGCCTGGCCGCACTGGCGGCGATTGGGCAAGGTGGCCAGACGACGGATAGCCGCGGTGCGCTGGAGAGCCTGATGGACGCCGCATGGGGCGACGTACTGCTCGTTGCCATCAGCCTGGGCCTTTTGGGGTATGCCTTGTGGCGCTGCATCCAGGCCATCAAGGACACTGACCGCCACGGTACCGACGCCAAGGGCATGGCCATCCGTGCGGGCCTGCTGGTGAGCGCAGCCACGCACACACTGCTGGCGTTTTTTGCCGCGAGCCTGATCTTCACTCTGGGTGGGGGTTCAGGAGATTCCGGGGGTGGCTCGGAGGGCCTGGCGAGTTGGTTGATGCAACAGCCGTACGGTCGCTGGCTGGTGGGCGCCGTCGGCCTGGCCATTATCGGTGCCGGTGTTGCCCATGGCATCAAAGGCTGGAAAGCGAAATTCGATCGTCACTTCGACATGCCGGCGCGGACCCAGCGCTGGGCCTACCCAATCTGCCGCTTCGGCCTGGTAATCCGTGGCCTGGTCTTCCTGATCATCGGCATGTTCTTCATCATCGCCGCTTACCAGATAGATCCTGAACAGGCAGGCGGTCTCGACGATGTCTTCAACACACTTCGTAGCCAGGCATTCGGCCGCTGGCTGCTGGCTTTCGTTGCCTTGGGCCTGTTCGCGTTCGGTCTCTATAGCCTGTTGGAGGCCGTCTACAGGCGAGTGAATGCGCCGGGATGA
- a CDS encoding SRPBCC family protein translates to MTPRSDLTVHEVVLPLSRDQAFQLFTKRFAAWWPAEYTWSQSTLDTIGIEPRQGGRCTEEGPHGFQVDWGRVLAWEPPERLLMTWQIGPNRVPQPDPAYASTVEVRFHENGPNATRLVLNHSDFRNHGDGAEEYRDAMASEYGWPYILECYRKLAMSQL, encoded by the coding sequence ATGACACCAAGAAGTGATCTGACTGTGCACGAAGTCGTCCTTCCTCTCTCCAGGGACCAAGCCTTCCAGCTATTCACCAAGCGATTTGCTGCCTGGTGGCCGGCGGAATACACCTGGTCCCAGTCGACGTTGGACACCATCGGCATCGAGCCGCGGCAGGGGGGGCGCTGTACCGAGGAGGGGCCGCACGGCTTCCAGGTGGACTGGGGGCGCGTGCTGGCCTGGGAGCCGCCGGAGCGCCTGCTCATGACCTGGCAGATCGGCCCCAACCGAGTGCCTCAGCCCGACCCCGCGTATGCCAGCACGGTGGAAGTTCGTTTCCATGAGAATGGGCCAAATGCTACTCGCCTGGTGCTGAATCATAGTGACTTTCGAAACCACGGCGATGGGGCCGAGGAGTATCGTGACGCAATGGCTTCCGAGTACGGCTGGCCCTATATTCTGGAATGTTATCGAAAACTGGCCATGAGCCAGCTCTAG
- a CDS encoding VOC family protein yields the protein MSSIAKNTRATVIPCLRYRDAPTAIEWLCRAFGFEKQFVAANENGTIAHAQLTFGNGMIMLGSATDSEFGRLMKQPDETDGAETQCAYLIVSDADDVYERAKAAGAQIVIEIKDEDYGGRGFSCRDLEGHLWNFGTYDPW from the coding sequence ATGTCGAGCATCGCCAAGAATACACGGGCCACGGTGATTCCATGCCTTCGCTACCGTGATGCGCCAACTGCCATCGAATGGCTTTGCCGGGCCTTCGGTTTCGAGAAGCAGTTCGTTGCCGCCAACGAGAATGGAACCATTGCCCACGCCCAACTGACGTTCGGCAATGGCATGATCATGCTGGGATCGGCCACGGACAGCGAATTCGGCCGCCTGATGAAGCAGCCGGACGAAACCGATGGTGCCGAAACTCAATGCGCCTACCTCATCGTCTCGGACGCTGATGATGTCTACGAGCGTGCCAAAGCGGCAGGTGCCCAGATAGTTATCGAGATCAAGGACGAGGATTACGGTGGCCGGGGCTTCAGTTGCCGTGACCTGGAGGGGCACCTCTGGAACTTCGGCACCTACGATCCCTGGTAA
- a CDS encoding DUF2200 domain-containing protein: protein MPQHQIYRMKFSRVYPLYVQKAERKNRTKEEVDQVICWLTGYSREELQYQIEMESDFEAFFAKAPRLNPNASLIKGVVCGVRVEEIEDPLMRKVRYLDKLVDELAKGKALDKILRQ from the coding sequence ATGCCTCAACATCAAATATACCGGATGAAATTTTCGCGCGTTTACCCGTTGTATGTTCAGAAGGCCGAACGCAAGAATCGCACGAAGGAAGAAGTTGACCAAGTCATCTGCTGGTTAACAGGTTACAGCCGTGAAGAGCTTCAATACCAGATCGAAATGGAAAGCGATTTTGAGGCATTCTTTGCCAAAGCGCCAAGGCTCAACCCAAACGCTTCGCTCATCAAAGGCGTTGTATGTGGGGTGCGTGTGGAAGAGATTGAAGATCCTCTCATGCGAAAGGTTCGCTATCTGGATAAGCTTGTTGATGAGCTCGCGAAGGGTAAGGCGCTGGACAAGATTTTGCGCCAGTAA
- a CDS encoding class I SAM-dependent methyltransferase, protein MNQEEIKALFDQQAASYDTQWAKTAPIRNCLHLLLGSMFAELPADAKVLCVGVGTGDELLYLASEHPGWSFTAVEPSGAMLDICRQRTEKEDIASRCTFHEGYLGSLPVIVPHDAATCFLVSQFILDESERSRFFSEIADRLKPGGILASADLASDVESLEYEELLCAWMNMMSAADISSEAVERMRKAYANDVGVLPPAKVASIIESGGFELPVQFFQAGLIHAWLSRRALNDAA, encoded by the coding sequence ATGAACCAAGAAGAAATAAAAGCCCTATTTGACCAGCAGGCTGCAAGCTACGATACACAGTGGGCGAAGACTGCACCGATTCGAAACTGCCTACATCTGCTTCTTGGGTCGATGTTCGCCGAGTTGCCTGCAGATGCAAAGGTTCTATGCGTCGGGGTAGGAACGGGTGATGAGCTTCTCTATCTTGCCTCTGAGCATCCTGGCTGGAGCTTTACTGCTGTAGAGCCATCCGGCGCCATGCTTGATATCTGTCGGCAAAGAACAGAGAAAGAGGACATTGCGTCTCGCTGTACTTTTCACGAGGGCTACCTCGGCTCACTTCCCGTTATCGTGCCGCACGATGCTGCGACCTGCTTCCTGGTGTCCCAGTTCATCTTGGATGAGAGCGAGCGCTCCAGATTTTTCAGTGAAATTGCAGATAGACTTAAGCCAGGTGGGATACTCGCGAGCGCCGATTTGGCCTCAGATGTCGAGTCACTGGAATATGAAGAATTACTCTGTGCTTGGATGAACATGATGTCAGCCGCGGATATTTCATCGGAAGCGGTGGAGCGGATGCGCAAAGCCTACGCCAATGATGTTGGTGTACTTCCTCCAGCCAAGGTTGCCTCTATCATTGAATCCGGTGGCTTTGAGCTCCCCGTGCAATTTTTTCAGGCAGGATTGATTCATGCCTGGCTATCGAGGCGAGCACTGAACGACGCTGCCTAA
- a CDS encoding hemerythrin domain-containing protein yields MNVQNTTESSQDVVDILTLDHRDMEDLLDQIQRSPDAEQRRDLTDTLIAEVMRHAVAEEMYVYPAMEKRIPDGEEEVEHDKEEHDEIVQVMKQLEEADAAAPAFMDRVHKLDELLRHHAKDEEADQFPKLRQRISGEDLVELGRKVEKAKQLAPTRPHPSAPHSELFHKTVGPGVGMVDRLRDQLSGRMTG; encoded by the coding sequence ATGAACGTGCAGAACACTACCGAGTCCAGCCAGGACGTCGTCGACATTCTCACCCTCGACCATCGTGACATGGAGGATCTGCTGGACCAGATCCAGCGTTCCCCCGATGCCGAGCAACGCCGCGACCTGACCGATACGCTGATCGCCGAAGTGATGCGTCACGCGGTTGCCGAGGAGATGTACGTCTACCCGGCAATGGAAAAGCGTATCCCCGATGGCGAGGAGGAAGTCGAACACGATAAAGAGGAGCACGACGAGATCGTGCAGGTGATGAAGCAGCTGGAAGAGGCCGATGCTGCCGCGCCGGCCTTCATGGATCGCGTGCACAAACTGGACGAACTGCTGCGCCATCACGCCAAGGACGAGGAAGCCGACCAGTTTCCCAAACTGCGTCAGCGCATCTCCGGCGAGGATCTCGTCGAGCTGGGAAGGAAGGTAGAAAAAGCCAAGCAACTGGCCCCGACCCGCCCCCATCCCAGCGCGCCCCACTCCGAGCTGTTCCACAAGACGGTGGGCCCCGGCGTCGGCATGGTCGACCGCCTGCGCGACCAGCTCAGCGGCCGAATGACCGGCTGA
- a CDS encoding metallophosphoesterase family protein encodes MRLRVLSDLHLEHFDEGRELPEVEADVVILAGDIHRHAEGLAWAAERFAGVPILYVPGNHEFYGASMPLLRQALAAEAERLGVHLLDNRTLTLGGVRFHGTTLWTDFALYADDPDHDPALTEEKARWLMPDFSIIEQPEGETFSPAESQRLHTEALAWLAVELAKPVDGPRVVISHHAPLAECIPPRYRGDALSPAFASHLPAMMGRMDVWIHGHVHEPVNREVGGTRVLANPGGYPGEFEPPLFVPDLIIDI; translated from the coding sequence ATGCGGCTCAGAGTACTGTCGGACCTGCATCTGGAACATTTCGACGAAGGGCGCGAGCTGCCGGAAGTGGAGGCAGATGTGGTGATTCTCGCCGGGGACATACACCGCCATGCGGAGGGGTTGGCCTGGGCGGCCGAGCGCTTCGCTGGGGTGCCGATCCTCTACGTGCCGGGCAATCATGAATTCTATGGTGCCTCCATGCCGCTGCTGCGCCAGGCCCTGGCAGCCGAGGCCGAGCGGTTGGGTGTCCATCTGCTCGACAACCGGACTCTCACGCTGGGCGGTGTGCGCTTCCATGGCACGACGCTATGGACCGACTTCGCCCTTTATGCCGACGATCCGGACCACGATCCCGCGCTGACCGAGGAGAAGGCGCGCTGGCTGATGCCCGATTTCAGCATTATCGAGCAGCCGGAAGGGGAGACGTTCAGCCCGGCCGAAAGCCAGCGGCTGCATACCGAAGCCCTGGCCTGGCTGGCGGTGGAGCTGGCCAAGCCCGTCGACGGGCCTCGTGTGGTGATCAGCCACCATGCGCCATTGGCCGAGTGCATTCCGCCACGCTACCGGGGCGATGCGCTGTCGCCGGCCTTCGCCTCGCACCTGCCGGCGATGATGGGCCGCATGGACGTGTGGATTCACGGTCACGTGCACGAGCCGGTGAATCGGGAAGTGGGCGGTACACGGGTGCTGGCCAACCCCGGCGGTTACCCGGGGGAGTTCGAACCGCCTCTGTTCGTGCCGGATCTGATCATTGATATCTGA
- a CDS encoding GFA family protein codes for MKGSCLCGTVTYEIGQLDMPIRHCHCRTCQKAHAAAFATTAGVMREHFRWIAGDETRASFESSPGKRRWFCTACGSHLVAEREGQPHVIVRVATLDDDPGTRPQAHIWASHDSPWLAYEGLPSHPEWPPEQ; via the coding sequence ATGAAGGGAAGCTGTCTTTGCGGCACTGTGACCTACGAGATCGGCCAGTTGGACATGCCGATTCGTCATTGCCACTGTCGCACCTGTCAGAAGGCACATGCGGCGGCCTTTGCGACTACAGCAGGAGTGATGCGCGAGCATTTTCGCTGGATCGCGGGCGACGAGACGCGTGCCAGCTTCGAATCCTCACCCGGCAAGCGGCGCTGGTTCTGCACGGCCTGTGGTTCGCACCTCGTGGCCGAGCGAGAGGGGCAACCGCATGTCATCGTGCGGGTCGCCACCTTGGATGACGACCCGGGTACGCGGCCGCAGGCGCATATCTGGGCCTCCCACGATTCTCCCTGGTTAGCGTACGAGGGGCTGCCTTCACACCCGGAGTGGCCACCGGAGCAATAG